The sequence ATCTGTAGATATCTTGCCCAAAAGTTTTTCTCCTTCTTTTTGTTTGACTTGCTCCATTTCAGCTAGACTTAGTTCTTCCGGGGCCTTTTCATCTGCCAATTCAATCATTTCTACTTTCGCATAACTTGATAATCGCTTTAAATATTCTTGAATTCCTGCTTTTAAATACTTTTCTTTTAATTTTCCAATGGTAACGATTGAGATATTCACAACTTATCCTCACTTTATAAACATTTTACAAACAGATTACAAACAACATACCCACAGAAGTTATCCACATATTCACATTCTTATCCACATATTGTGTGGGATCGTTCGTTCCCTACAAGATATATGCCTATATTTCGACACAATTTTTCACCTGTGCATATCTGAAAATTAATAAAATATTACTTGGAAAAGCTTGATTTAATGGGATATATCTTCTAATTAATGTGCCTGCATGAGAACTTTTATAATTTCCAAGATTCGATAATAATCAACATGTGGATAATTTTATCTTTTCCTATCATAACACACAAAAAAGGAGAGCTTCCACAGCTCTCCTGACTTATCCACAATTAGTATGTTTCACCGGCTAATGTTAATGTAGCTTCTTGTTTATTCCCTTCACGATAAAATTTCACTGTCATTTTATCGCCGACTTGCTTTTCGTTGTATAGATGTTTGCGTAATGAAATAACATCTGGAATCTTTTCCCCATCTATTTCATAAATAACGTCTAGTTCTTGTAAACCTGCACGATCGGCTGGGGAATTACGAAGGACACTCTCGATGATAACACCTTCTTTGACGTCATTAGGCAGTAACAATGTTTCATGTTGATGATAAGAAGCAATTTCAGTTAAATTACGAATCGTGACTCCCATTGTAGGTCGCTTCACTTCACCAAATTTCTCTAAATCCTCAATAATTGGTATCGCTGAATTGATTGGAATAGAGAGTCCAATCCCTTCTACTGCTTCTTGAGCAATTTTCATTGAATTAATTCCAATAACCTGTCCAGCGATATTAATTAAAGCCCCGCCGCTATTTCCAGGGTTAATCGCGGCATCTGTTTGAAGAACCTCTACCTGCCAATCTTCAACCCCATCACCATTTAAGTCAACAGGAATCGTTCTCTCCAGTCCTGAAATAACTCCGCTTGTAACAGAACCTGAGAAGCCTAGACCTAATGGATTTCCAATCGCAATTACGGGTTCACCTACTTTTAATGCATCTGAGTCGCCAAATTCAGCTATCGTTTTAATCTGAGCGCCATCTACTTCAACTACAGCTAAATCCGTCCATGGATCTGTTCCAACTGTTCGAGCCGGAATTTTTGTTCCATCTGATAAAGTTACTTCAAGTTGATCTGCGCCTTCAATGACATGATTATTTGTTACTATGTACGCTTTATCCCCCGCCTTTTTATAAATAACACCTGAACCGGTACCCGCTTCTTGACTTGCCCCTTGTTCTAACCAAAAGCTTGAGGATTGAAGGTTAGTAATTCCGACTACTGCATCTCCAGCCTTTTCCACTGCTTCTGTTATTCCCGTTTCCACTTCAAGTGAGACACCTTGCGTAATCGTGTTACCCTCTGTACCGCCTTTTTCAGTGTTTGCCCCATTTGTTGGCTGAATTGAATAGGGAAGAAGTCCATAATTTGAAAGTGCAGGTAGAATTAAGATGACAAGCAATCCCCCTATAATTGCACCTACCAAACTCGTAAGGAGATAATTCTTCCTCTTTGATTTTTGTGGTCTATAGTGATTTTGATCTTCTTGCTGATCATAGAAACCCAAGATGAATCCCATCCTTTCTCCCTTAAAATTCACTATGCTTTATTTTACCTATCTACCCTTTATTATACTCACTAACTCTTGAAAAATAAAAATAAAAACCCCTTAGACAGCAGTCAAAGGGGTAGGATTCTTCGGATCTGTATCATAAAGGGAAAACTGTTCACCTACGATCATCCCTTTACTTTCAAGTGTTTGCGTTACAGACATTCTAGCCAAATCCTTCATATTATTATCCATACTTAAATGAGCCAAATATACTCGTTTTGTGCGATCACCAATAACTTCACTCATCGCAAGAGCTGCATCCTCATTGGAAACATGTCCAACATCACTCAAAATTCTCCGCTTTATATTCCAAGGGTATTTCCCCATCCGCAACATACTCACATCATGATTGCTTTCAAATACATAAATATCAGCATTTGAAATAATTCCTTTCATTCGATCACTTACATATCCAGTATCGGTGATCAGAACTATTTTCTTCCCTTCATGATGGAAAACATAGAACATCGGCTCTACGGCATCATGAGAGACGCCAAAAGATTCAATATCAAGCGAACCAAAACTTTTAACCGTCTCCATATTAAAGATAAATTTTTGTTCTGTTGGTACATTACCAATAAGAGGGTCCATTGCATTCCATGTTTTTTCATTTGCATAGATTGGTAATTGATACTTTCTTGCTAGAATTCCAACACCTTTAATATGGTCACTATGTTCATGGGTTACAAAAATACCAGATAAATCTTTAATATTTCGCCCTATTTGTTGAAATAGGCCTTCCATTGCTTTTCCACTTAAACCGGCGTCAACTAAAAATGAATGTTCCTCTGTTTCTACATAGATGGCATTCCCCGTACTCCCACTAGCGAGGACACTAAAATTCAACGCCATTTCTCCTCACTCCATTGCTTCTTTTTTCTCTGTCGTATTATTTAAGTTCGTGACAATTTCGCCCTCAAATGCGCTTACGTACAACTTTCCTTTCCCTTCAATCTCAAAACACCACGCTGGATTCAGTACTTGTCTTGTATCTGGAAGAACCGGGACAAGTGTATAATAGCCTAACTCCACATTCGTTATTTTACTTTTAGGAGGGAGCTCATCCTTGTTAAATAAAGTTTCAATTGCTTTGATGGGTTGAATGATTTTTTCGGGATTTGATAATTCTTGGATCTCATCCAAATAGGTTTGCGTATAGGAATCAATCTCATTTGAATCATTTATATAAAAGGTGATCTGTCCATGCTCGTTTTTAAAAAGCTTTTTATTATTATATTGTTGCGTATACGTAACTGTTGAACCATCATCGCTTTTGTTCCAAAACGTATATTGAGTTCCGTGTAAAACATGTTCTTTAATAAATTGATTTAATTCATTTGGTCCAAACTTCTCTGAGATTTTTAAAGGTTCCTTTAAAGTCGATTCTAGCATCGTTCCATTCTGTTGAATGGTTACATTTTGATCAGCAAGTATGGATTTCTCTGTATCCTCAATCGTAAACGTTTTAGGCTTTGCCTTTAATAAGTAATCTTGGACGTTATTTTTAGGTAAGGGAACAGATATTTGAATTTCATCTGCCTTTAATCTCGTTTCAATTGAAGACTCTGTTTCGGCTTTGACATCATATTCACTTAATTGAAACATCTCAACGAGCTCAATAATCAAGTACAAATCAAGGATGAGGAAGGAAATAATGAATATGTTTTTAATTTTACTCCAATCCAATTTCATTCCCCCCAGTTTCAATCTCATTTAGAGGCATCCAATTACCATCATAAAGGTAGAACCAACTCGGTTCTAATGAGACTAATCGTGTTTGAGTGTTCAAAGCCATTTTGTATCCAATTTTTACATTTTGCAATAATTTCGGTTGAAAAGAATTCAATGAGTGAATTCTTTCTAGGGCAATATGGCCAGAGTCCAACGTTTTGATTTGACTGTTGGCTAAATGTCCTAAAGAAAAATTATTACGATTGTAGCGGCTAATTTCAGACGTACCCCATTCTACTTCAAGTTTTGAAATTGGTTGATTATCACCAAAAACAGGATATCCATCAGGGCCATACATACGGAAATGTACGGTACTTCTTTTCTCATCAAAGCTGACAAATCGATATGGATCCGTCCAACCACCATGATTGTTAACAAAATCAATACTTTTTCGAATTAAGTCAAAGTTATTAGATACACTGTTTCGACTTCCTGCATCAGAAGGATCAATATACGTAATGGTATGATTATCTGTATTTTCTCTCATTAAATTTTGACCATCTGTAAACTCATAACCAGTTGTAATAGAGTATTTTTGCACTAGACTAGGTTTGCTAAATAAGGCATTTTTTAACTCATCACTGTCAATATTTCTTTTAATTAAATATTGATTATATACGAGTTCCTTCCTTTTCTCTGGCAAATAGATGGTTCTTCCCGATTCTAAGGTAAATGGAAAAAAGGTAGCCAGCTGTTTCGCCCCATTGAACGATGTACTTATAAAATCAGTCAATGATGATAATGAAACACGACTTGAATAGGCCAATTCATTTTCCTGTGAAATAAAGTAAACAATCCCATTTTCCCCTTCAGATCGTTCAAAATCAATCAATATTTGATCAAATTGAAACGATGGGATGTCGCCATTCAGTTTATAAATCAACGAAAATAAATCACTCGATAGATCGCTTGGATAGAGGATCTGCAAGGAATCATGCTGCTTCGTTATCGACACAGGATCAACTTGATGAAAGGGTATATTTCTAAAAGAGTGAAAGTGCCAACTGCTTATTTTATTCATCACCGCATCAATTCTCTCACCTGAGGCAGTTCCATAATGAATCCCACCTATAGTGAAAAGAATTTGATCGACTTTAACTATATCCTTTAAATCTTTGGGCGAACTTAGTAAAACTTCTTTAACAGTCGACCTTTTTTCATATTCTTCGACATTGGGCTGGTAGGTCCACAAATTCCAGGTTAAAATGGAGCCTAACACAACAAGAATCGTCAAGAGGATGGATTTTGCCTTTTCATATTTCAATTCCAATCATCCTCCTCATCTTTGTTGTATGGCAGACTAAAGAAAATGGTCGTCCCTTTTCCTTCAATACTCCTTGCCCAAATTCGTCCATTATGGGCTTCAACCATTTCCTTTGCAATCGCAAGGCCTAGACCAGTACCTCCCAGTTTTCTAGTTCTTGCCTTATCAACCCGATAAAAGCGGCCAAAAATCCGTTCAAGGTTCCCCTTTGGGATTCCCATCCCCTGGTCGGTCACACTAAAGATAACCTCACCCTCAAGTTCTTTCAGTCTAAATGTGACCAGCCCACCTTCAGGAGAGTACTTTAATGCATTGGAAATGATATTATCAATAACCTGGGTAATTTTATCTGGATCAATTTCTAGTAGGATGGATTCTTCAGAGAGCTTTCTTTCAAATGAGACGTTTTGATCCTTCGTCATTTCAAAGCGGTCAATAATTTGGTTGTAAAAAGCAACTAAATCAACCCATTCCTTAGATAGTCGATAGTCCTTACTATCCATTTTTGAAAGCTGTAGAAGATCATTTACTAAGCGGATCATTCGTTCCGTTTCTGTTTGGGTTACATTTAAAAAGTAAGGAGCAATTTCCTCGTCTTTCCATGCCCCATCACTTAACGCTTCTAAATAACTTCTCATCGTCGTTAAAGGTGTTCTTAATTCATGTGAAACATTAGCTACAAATTCTCTCCGCTCCATATCAATCTTTTCCTGTTCCGTAATATCATGCAATACGGCAATAAGGCCATTTACAAATCCAGTTTCCCGTTGAATAACCGAAAAGTTAGCCCGCAAAATATATGGAGTTGTTTCCGTACTATAGTTCAAAATCACATTATCCGTTTCAGAAATTAACTCTTCAAATGTATATTCATCTTCTAAATCAAGCACTTCTACAATCGGGGTTGATAGAATTGTTTCACGTGAAACGTCCAGCATTTTTGCTGCCTGATCGTTAATTAAGATCACCCTTCCCCGTCGGTCAGTAGCGATCACGCCATCTGTCATAAAGGAAAGAACAGAGGATAGTTTTCGTCTTTCACTTTCTGTTGTTGATTGTGCTTCCTGAAGTTTTTTCGTTAAATTATTGAAGGTATTCGCTAATTGACCAATTTCATCATTGCCATAAATTTTTACCTTTCGCGAATAGTTTCCCCTTGATAAAGCAATGGCCTGTTTTCTCATGTCCCTTATCGGTTTCGTAATGGCGTTAGCTAAGAGATAACCAACAATAATGGTGACAATTAAAGCAATCCCTGTCCCCGTAATAAAAATATGATTAATTTCTCGCATCTGT is a genomic window of Niallia sp. XMNu-256 containing:
- a CDS encoding trypsin-like peptidase domain-containing protein — translated: MGFYDQQEDQNHYRPQKSKRKNYLLTSLVGAIIGGLLVILILPALSNYGLLPYSIQPTNGANTEKGGTEGNTITQGVSLEVETGITEAVEKAGDAVVGITNLQSSSFWLEQGASQEAGTGSGVIYKKAGDKAYIVTNNHVIEGADQLEVTLSDGTKIPARTVGTDPWTDLAVVEVDGAQIKTIAEFGDSDALKVGEPVIAIGNPLGLGFSGSVTSGVISGLERTIPVDLNGDGVEDWQVEVLQTDAAINPGNSGGALINIAGQVIGINSMKIAQEAVEGIGLSIPINSAIPIIEDLEKFGEVKRPTMGVTIRNLTEIASYHQHETLLLPNDVKEGVIIESVLRNSPADRAGLQELDVIYEIDGEKIPDVISLRKHLYNEKQVGDKMTVKFYREGNKQEATLTLAGETY
- a CDS encoding two-component system regulatory protein YycI gives rise to the protein MDWSKIKNIFIISFLILDLYLIIELVEMFQLSEYDVKAETESSIETRLKADEIQISVPLPKNNVQDYLLKAKPKTFTIEDTEKSILADQNVTIQQNGTMLESTLKEPLKISEKFGPNELNQFIKEHVLHGTQYTFWNKSDDGSTVTYTQQYNNKKLFKNEHGQITFYINDSNEIDSYTQTYLDEIQELSNPEKIIQPIKAIETLFNKDELPPKSKITNVELGYYTLVPVLPDTRQVLNPAWCFEIEGKGKLYVSAFEGEIVTNLNNTTEKKEAME
- the walK gene encoding cell wall metabolism sensor histidine kinase WalK, with product MKNERILQSMHSKTVLIFMLLVLLVMQIIGVYFVRQLETTLKDNFKTSIHDKEHLLDYYIQEQLTKERTEDDLPLEVELRSLLQDYRTEDILEVKVIDGQSLKILGTSDANNQHLVGQKSTDTRIMRVIATGQTDDQEFIDRDNGNRIWVLSTAITKNGQVIGAIDFVANIENVYKQMREINHIFITGTGIALIVTIIVGYLLANAITKPIRDMRKQAIALSRGNYSRKVKIYGNDEIGQLANTFNNLTKKLQEAQSTTESERRKLSSVLSFMTDGVIATDRRGRVILINDQAAKMLDVSRETILSTPIVEVLDLEDEYTFEELISETDNVILNYSTETTPYILRANFSVIQRETGFVNGLIAVLHDITEQEKIDMERREFVANVSHELRTPLTTMRSYLEALSDGAWKDEEIAPYFLNVTQTETERMIRLVNDLLQLSKMDSKDYRLSKEWVDLVAFYNQIIDRFEMTKDQNVSFERKLSEESILLEIDPDKITQVIDNIISNALKYSPEGGLVTFRLKELEGEVIFSVTDQGMGIPKGNLERIFGRFYRVDKARTRKLGGTGLGLAIAKEMVEAHNGRIWARSIEGKGTTIFFSLPYNKDEEDDWN
- a CDS encoding MBL fold metallo-hydrolase, which translates into the protein MALNFSVLASGSTGNAIYVETEEHSFLVDAGLSGKAMEGLFQQIGRNIKDLSGIFVTHEHSDHIKGVGILARKYQLPIYANEKTWNAMDPLIGNVPTEQKFIFNMETVKSFGSLDIESFGVSHDAVEPMFYVFHHEGKKIVLITDTGYVSDRMKGIISNADIYVFESNHDVSMLRMGKYPWNIKRRILSDVGHVSNEDAALAMSEVIGDRTKRVYLAHLSMDNNMKDLARMSVTQTLESKGMIVGEQFSLYDTDPKNPTPLTAV
- the yycH gene encoding two-component system activity regulator YycH encodes the protein MKYEKAKSILLTILVVLGSILTWNLWTYQPNVEEYEKRSTVKEVLLSSPKDLKDIVKVDQILFTIGGIHYGTASGERIDAVMNKISSWHFHSFRNIPFHQVDPVSITKQHDSLQILYPSDLSSDLFSLIYKLNGDIPSFQFDQILIDFERSEGENGIVYFISQENELAYSSRVSLSSLTDFISTSFNGAKQLATFFPFTLESGRTIYLPEKRKELVYNQYLIKRNIDSDELKNALFSKPSLVQKYSITTGYEFTDGQNLMRENTDNHTITYIDPSDAGSRNSVSNNFDLIRKSIDFVNNHGGWTDPYRFVSFDEKRSTVHFRMYGPDGYPVFGDNQPISKLEVEWGTSEISRYNRNNFSLGHLANSQIKTLDSGHIALERIHSLNSFQPKLLQNVKIGYKMALNTQTRLVSLEPSWFYLYDGNWMPLNEIETGGNEIGLE